In one window of Bizionia sp. M204 DNA:
- a CDS encoding glycosyltransferase has translation MKILIVNTYDRGGAANACLRLHEGLLHKAVDSKVLLRHKEKSLPKTFQFHKSHSSKSKFHILKEKVLLFLRVMGILNKPKASKEQQFLKQRESGLELFSFPDSNFDITSSPLYQEADIINLHWVASFLDYESFFRKNTKPVVWTLHDMNPFTGGEHYLETTLGIDSVGEPLSRELSELEKRVFKENLSLKFKAIQSASNISIVAPSEWLGLEAQNSTVFKSKPVYCIPYGINAEVFQPRNRNYSRAILNIPKNKKVILFVADSISNHRKGYAYLKKAFDLMQRDDVILCAVGSKKSALESVKNTIELGSIYDERLMSMAYSAADVFVIPSLMDNLPNTVLESLMCGTPVIGFPIGGIPDMIQDGENGLLTKTVNSMALLDTIDTFLVTMDSFDRESIRAHAIKKYDLKIQADSYIDLFKTILK, from the coding sequence ATGAAAATACTAATAGTCAACACATACGATAGAGGAGGCGCCGCAAATGCCTGTTTGCGTTTGCATGAAGGTTTGTTGCATAAAGCGGTTGATTCTAAAGTGCTTTTAAGACATAAGGAAAAATCATTACCTAAAACATTTCAATTTCATAAAAGCCATTCATCCAAAAGTAAGTTTCATATTTTAAAAGAAAAAGTATTGCTTTTTTTACGTGTTATGGGTATTCTTAACAAACCAAAAGCATCTAAAGAACAGCAATTTTTAAAACAACGGGAATCTGGTTTGGAATTATTTAGTTTTCCAGATTCAAATTTCGACATCACCAGTTCTCCACTTTATCAAGAAGCCGACATCATTAATTTGCATTGGGTAGCCAGTTTTTTAGATTATGAGTCCTTTTTCAGAAAAAACACCAAACCCGTGGTTTGGACCTTGCATGATATGAATCCGTTTACGGGTGGCGAACACTATTTGGAAACAACTTTAGGTATAGATTCAGTTGGAGAGCCTCTATCAAGAGAGCTATCAGAACTAGAGAAACGTGTATTTAAAGAAAACTTATCTTTAAAATTTAAAGCCATACAATCTGCCTCAAATATTAGTATCGTTGCACCTTCGGAATGGTTGGGACTAGAAGCTCAAAACAGTACTGTTTTTAAATCAAAACCAGTGTATTGTATTCCTTATGGGATTAATGCTGAAGTATTTCAACCCAGAAATAGAAATTATTCAAGAGCGATTTTAAATATCCCCAAAAATAAAAAAGTTATTTTATTTGTAGCCGATTCCATTAGTAATCACCGAAAGGGATATGCCTATTTAAAAAAAGCTTTTGACTTGATGCAACGTGATGATGTGATTTTATGTGCTGTAGGGAGTAAAAAAAGTGCATTAGAGTCTGTTAAGAATACGATTGAATTAGGTTCTATTTATGATGAACGCTTAATGAGTATGGCCTATTCTGCTGCCGATGTATTTGTTATTCCCTCATTAATGGATAACTTGCCTAATACGGTTTTAGAATCGCTTATGTGCGGTACACCCGTTATAGGGTTTCCAATTGGAGGCATTCCAGATATGATTCAAGATGGTGAAAATGGTTTGTTGACTAAAACGGTTAATAGTATGGCATTATTAGACACGATTGACACGTTTCTTGTAACCATGGACTCATTTGATAGAGAATCTATTAGAGCGCATGCTATTAAAAAATATGATTTAAAAATTCAAGCAGATTCGTATATTGACTTGTTTAAGACTATATTAAAATAA
- a CDS encoding FkbM family methyltransferase: MKKYISPEIKALIKRKLNKISLKSETEFEKLKRVPRYTKTSAVIDGFKLVIPDSASFLFMYDEIFRTEIYKFKTKNQSPYIIDGGANIGLATIYFKKLFPDAEIVAFEPDSYIYDILESNIKSCAFDTVKLIKKGLWNEETTLKFKSEGADAGLLETINKSDNSNSHDIPVTSLKPYLQKPVDFLKLDIEGAETTVLKDIAEDLENVARIFVEYHSFVGQEQTLNEIIQILKEAGFRLYISSPGISSKSPFVKLTEYCGMDMQLNIYGIKQHK, from the coding sequence ATGAAGAAGTATATTTCTCCAGAGATTAAAGCACTTATAAAGCGAAAGCTTAATAAGATTTCTTTAAAGTCTGAAACTGAATTCGAAAAATTAAAACGAGTACCAAGATATACAAAAACATCAGCTGTTATTGATGGGTTTAAGTTGGTTATTCCTGATAGTGCTTCTTTCTTATTTATGTACGATGAGATTTTTAGAACTGAAATTTATAAGTTTAAAACTAAAAATCAGTCGCCATATATCATTGATGGTGGTGCCAATATAGGATTAGCGACTATTTATTTTAAGAAACTATTTCCTGATGCAGAGATTGTGGCATTTGAACCAGATTCCTATATCTATGATATTTTGGAGTCTAATATAAAGAGTTGTGCTTTTGATACTGTTAAACTTATTAAAAAGGGTTTATGGAATGAAGAAACAACTTTAAAGTTCAAGTCAGAAGGTGCGGATGCTGGATTATTAGAAACGATTAATAAAAGTGATAATTCCAATAGTCATGATATACCAGTGACTTCCTTAAAACCTTATTTACAAAAACCTGTAGATTTTTTGAAATTAGATATAGAAGGTGCAGAAACCACAGTATTAAAAGATATAGCTGAAGATTTAGAGAATGTGGCACGTATATTTGTAGAATATCATTCTTTTGTTGGGCAGGAACAGACATTGAATGAAATTATACAAATACTAAAAGAAGCGGGCTTTAGACTCTATATTTCTTCTCCTGGGATATCAAGCAAATCTCCATTTGTAAAGTTAACGGAATATTGTGGTATGGATATGCAGTTAAATATCTATGGAATTAAACAGCATAAATGA